ATACAGTTTTTCCTTTGTTCATGGAGTATCCATAAAGAAAATTAAGTGTTTTTGAACGTAAGGGTATGTAATACTTTCATAGTGAGAGTCGTGAGCATATCCCTAGGATATTTCCATCAAGCAACTGCTAGTAACTTCACGCGACTTAATATTATATATTAGTCATATATGTTATATTATTGACTGGATTTTAGAAAAGCTGATTAGTCGCAAATGTGACCTAATTGAAGCAATGAAGGAGACATAAATCTCTACGACAAGCGGGGTGTGCTAATCTAAAGAAATAATTACACATGCTAATCTAAAGAAATAATTACACACACCTAGATCAAAGACGACTCCTCGTATCGCAGTGTAATGGATGTTCTATTGTCCTTGAAAAAGCTGTCAACGAAAAACCAGAAATTTAGGCATTCGATACTAACATTATTGCTGTGGCCACCTACCTTTCTATGACTTTTTCCATTGTCTTGTATAGATCCCTGCGGTGACGCCGAAAGATACCTGGTGCTGGCAACAGAtacttgtttttcttctttttaagatACGTCTGCTCCACGAAGGTGCTGTTTGGGAGTTCGTAGGCTGCCGCCCACGCGAACCCCTCTGTGTAAATGCTGTACTCCCCCGTGAGTGCTTGGACGGACAGACACCACGCTATCTGAAAAGAGAGAGAGCTCTGCAAATCTAGCATATAGCTTCAACATGTCTTGAGCTATTAGACGGCGTGAGAAACGAACATAATTTTGAATCAGGTTGAGACATCACAACCAtactcaaaaattttatttatccAGATGAATATCTATGTAATGACAAATTACACGTAATTACTGGCAATCCTTTATCTGCGAGAACTTTGTGACAGTTAATATTATCGTTTGTAAAGAAGGTGTTAATTGATTTATTATATGTACGACACAGCAATAAGAAAAAGAGACATTCCTTCCGTATCGCCTGATCGACGCCTTTTGTCGCTGAGCTTTGTCGTTGAACGTGGGTCTTATTTTCAGGCGTAGATCAAATACACATTACGATGTCTAAAAATATTTCTTGCATTACGATTTCGTCTTTTTCATGAAAACTTTTCATTtccaaatcacaataaaatttaagtATTTACAGTGAAAGTGGAATATTTAAATAAGGAAGTTTTCGTTTGGTTCAAGATAATTTCAAACGCCATTTTGTGcataatttccatttacttattaCGTTCATTAGAACCGGCACTCATTTGTTTGCACGAAGTCCGATAAATTTCTGTGTACAATTCTTCTGAAAGAAAACTGCTTTTCTTTTCACGGTCACTCAAAATACCAAACGAATCATTTCCAAGCTAACTGTGGACAGTAGTTATTTTTCAGTATTACAGCAAATAAAAGTTAACATCACTCTCAGTCATTCTTGCATTTGTTTAAGAAAGCGGTTAAGAATAAATTGAATGTACATTTGGCTACTGATTTATTATAACGTAACCGCCAAAGACACGGTTTCAGTCAATAGTTTTACGAACTTACAGCAGGCTGCAGATGATAATTAGGTCCGAAACTTGTCTTGTAATTGAAGTAAATTGTTGTAGTTCCATTGTAAGTGACATTGAGAAgtatctctttttatttcttttcggtGGCTGGTTTCGGAGACATGTGCCACAGTGATGTTCAATGCGGCACCACGTGAGACGCAACAACAGAATATACACCACTGTTATTTATATAGCGTTTACTGTTTTTGAGTCTGACATAGTGCCGCATTCGTCATGACTGCAGGGGGAGTTTTGGCACAAGGGCTATCGCCTCTTCTATTCGTCACACTTACGATACGGATGGTTcgaaaatggacacaggtgtccaACACTATtaaccatcaagaaataaaaaaaaaattgtacttctCAAAAGCAACTTACTACGGAGCTAAaaccatttatttcaaataattttaggTGATAATTCATGCTTTTGATTaccagattcttaatttaaaatcaCTCTCACAACAGTTATAGGCGTTAATTTGTAAGGCATGCCTCAGGTAAATTTCGATAGCTTTTTGGGAGTTCCTCATTGATCTTTTACATACAAAGAAATCTGGACACAGTGGCAACAAGGAGCATACGACAGATGTAATGGCGCACATAGCGAAGAGTCctgggagcacaataactgaaagGCAGAAAAATAGCGTTTATTAATAACTATATTACTTGTCTAAACTATACGACTATTTTAACGTACGTAGCCTATAGAAAAATGCATCGCAGAACTAATAGTTCTCTTGTAATTATAAGTAAATTAGCCTCTGCTCGCAAAGGTGGTTTTTCATTTCTTTAGTGCACAACCGATATCAGAAATATCAGCACTCTCTTCAGATCCACCAGTTCAATTAGCAAAATATTCCAAAAGTACATTGCAACACTGCGTATTCAGCATAACAGCATTTATTGTATACTGTATGTCACAACCAGCCGAACCCCTAGCTGTTGTGGGATCTAATTAAATTTTCTGTACTATTATATGAAGTTACAATTATTCATAATCACAGATAAAATATGAATATGGTAATTTTTTCTGTCTTACGTTCCTTAACGTGTCATTGTATAATGTTGGCTACTAATTATATTTGAATGTAATGTGGAGAACAAGTGTGCATGCCACGCTTCACAAACATCATCCATTTACTTCGTCATGAACAAACGTGTATGGTAACAAAGCAATAAGTGACTTTAAGAACCACCATTGCAGCCAGAGACCAATTTATTAATAACTATAAATCATCACATGGCTGTGTTCCCATTATCTACTGCTATGGAAAGTCAATTTGTTGTCTGTTTATCAGACAAAATGTAGAAAACGTCTCAGTCCTCTGATTAATGACAATTCTCAATTCTGATCACtccacagttattgtgtttccaatATTACTTGCGTTAAACAAACTACAaatcatatcatttaattcttctaaaACCTGTACGTCAGGTTTATATTTCTCAAACAGGTGGGATTTCCAAAAACGGTGGGTCACCCGTTTTATTCTATTATCATGATGGTTCGTGTAAGACATCATCACTTAGGCTGACCcgaagaaaacagtttttgaacAAATTATACTACGTGTAATAACTTATGTCTGTGAGGCATGGACATTAAGTGAGTTCAGGGCAAGTGAGTTCAATGCTATATTACTAATTGTAGCGCAGACAGAAATGGAGCTATCATTGTTGGGCTACACATAGAAAGACAGAAATAAAGCAGTAGATATGAGATGTAGAACGAAGTTCAGTGACATAATGAAAAGTATAAATACCTTGAAATGGCAGCGGGTTGGCGTGTCGCTCGAGGAGAGGATGGTAAACGGTCAAGACAAATACTAGACTTGATCCCAGTTTACCAAAAAACACAGAGGGGAAGACCACCGGATATATGGGACAGAAACATAAGAAAAACAGCTGGATCCAGTTGGCAACAGGAAGCTCAAAGTCACTAGAAATAGAATAAGAgtgtagcggcagccgccgagccgagagaACCAGCAGCAGAACAGCAGCAGCACTTgcgtgataaactgtaaattaatttagtctttgttttctgTTCACATCCTTCTGCAAAGAAGTTAACTGTACgtgtgtagccggccgaagtggccgtgcggttaaaggcgctgcagtctggaaccgcaagcccgctacggtcgcaggttcgaatcctgcctcgggcatggatgtttgtgatgtccttaggttagttaggtttaactagttctaagttctaggggactaatgacctcagcagttgagtcccatagtgctcagagccatttgaaccatttttttgtacgtgtgtattttactttgTAAACTAGTGCTTAGAGAATTAATCGCATTTTTTTGATTTTGCTTAAGTCTTGAGAATATTCTTGTGTAGGGAGTCTTCCTAGTGTAAGTTTTCCATGTAGAGAGATTTACTTCTGTTTAATAACTCACGGTCTCAGAGTTCAGTGACAAATACAcacaccaacttttagtgttactttcttctcctttggtatattttcaaactcagtagcgcaatttgagaccttatatctattttatacacactaCGATATGGCTAGacactgtgcttgttgtgagcggacacaaggagagttggctgctgtccgtaaacagctggaagctgcgatgGCTactgtcgacaagcttctagctaatgctcgaagctGGGGTGGCTTTCGgacgccagtgacgagacctgtgaCACATTTGGTGTTggtttctgaggccatcctcggctcctttctcCGGCTGGCTGATTTTGTGAAGACAATTAGCAACGCActcggggtgcaggctaagctgtctacttGCAGCATCGTACCCAATTTTGATGGTGGTCCTCTAGTTTGGACAAGactggaaggtctaaaccagaggctcaaacGGCTCTACCACGacatcggatgcgaatttctcgacctccgctatcgggtacaGAACGGTAGGGTTTCCCGTAATAggttaggcgtgcactacacgcaggaagcggctactagggtagcggatggttcaaatggctctaagcactaacctaacctaaaaaagccccatgtgcacgccacaagtacttcgctaccctgccggccgctgtggccgagctttcctaggcgcttcagtccggaactgcgctgctgctacggtcgcaagttcgaatcctgcctcgggcatggatgtgcgtgatgtccttaggtaagttaggtttatgtagttcaaaGACTAGGggcctgatggcctcagatgttaagtcccatagtgctcagagccatttttgaacccgcaCGCCCCGTGATATAATTGGTTATGGACATTCTCTGTCATTGGCATCATTCGGAGTGGAGGGGCATGAGATAAACACAATGATCGCCCAGAGAATGTCAGAGTTCCAGATGTTGGGTGCATTACACTGTATTGAAGTAATCTCTCAATTGCCATCGTTGAGCTCCTTTTCAGCCTCTAACTAAGAATCAGTCTCTTTCACTATTGAGAGCTGAGCCCGGGTCTTCGACTTTGCAGACACGACAGGTGTTCAGCAATGGAAGTGGAAAACACATTTCTGCAGTCCGGTCTGCCGATTTGCCTTCAAAACCAGTCGCAGCCGCAATTCTGCAACAGAGACATGGCTGACACATCCATAAAAAAGACTGATAGAGTTGCAAACACATTAAATTATAACTTAGACTCTGCCGTCGACAAAGTTAAGGACGTAGTTCGTTTAGGACACTTCGAGAATGTCTACAACTGAAGTACGTCTTTAGCCACCAGTATGAAGTGCTTCGTCACTTTATTACAACAAATGGTATAAATTCCAACGCGTTTTCCACAAACCCTCAAAGTGCTGTTGTTTTGAAGCAGCATTTATCAACCGAATATAAGTTAAATGAAAAACTTCTTTAATTTGTCCGTTATAATGGCTGTTCACCATATTTAATTACAGTAGAACGCCTGAGACTAGAATTTCTAGTTTCTATAAACAAACTGGTGTTGTTAATCAACCGTAATGAACGACTTTGAATATATACGTTAACTGTCTTTAGTGCTGACTCGGGTTTTCTTGTGAAGCAGCGAGCCATCTCACACTCGGTGTTGATGAAGGCGTATTAGGAAAATTAGTTAATATAGCTTTTCATCAAGTCTCGAAACTAATTCTTTCATACACAGGCCAATACCAGGTATAGAAGTATGAAGCCGGAGTTTCCCTGTAGATGGTGCTAGTCGTCAGGGTAAAGCCGGTGAGACCGCGTTTGTAGCGCTATCTGCTACCTGTCACGGCTGCCGTCGAATGTCAGCACACAGTGATGGAAGTTCCATACATCGGCATCTGTTTCAAACGCCTAAACATGCCaacttttgtgcctacgaactacgatttactAACAACATTGGTTTTCTGTTGTCATTTGAATGAAACTGCTaaagaatcgcatcgaatgcttgtcgaacttTTCGacaaacatgctcttgggaaaacacagtcttCCGAGTAgttcaaaaaattcagaagtggtgACTGTGATGGGAGATACGACGAGTGCAGGAAACCacggaaaaagttcgaagacaacggaTTACAGggtttattggatgaagatgatattcAAACTCAACGAGAACTCGCATAACAACTGAATGTTACGCaggaagccgtttctcttcggttgagaGCTAAGGAAAAGGTGCATAAAGTGGGAAAATGGATTCCGCATGAACTGAGTGAAAGACagaaagcaaatcgaaagacctcttgtgaaatgctgctcgccagatacaaaagaaggtCCTTTCTGCATTGCATAGGTGACAGTTGATTAAAAATGGATCCTAAGCGTtctaaatcatgggtgaatccaggcaaaccatcgacatctactgcaagaccaaatcgcataggaaagaagacaatgctctgtgttggtGGAATCAAAAGGATAgaatctattatgagctgctaaaatctggtgaaaccgttaacttTGATCGCTGCCAActgcaaatgatcgatttaaatcgaccaTTACTGTGAAAAACGAGCGGAATATGCAAAAAGCAGCACAAAGTCTTATTACTCCGTGATAAGACCCAATCACACACAGCAAAGCAGGTCAGgggaacgatcgaggcgttcactTGGAAAATATTAGGGCATGCAGCTTATtctagacttggctccgtccgattatcgtctatttgcatcactgggatacACTTTCGCTCAACAACGTTACAATTAGTACGAAAATGTACGAAAATTGCGCGCTGACTGGTTAGCTTCAAAAGAAGACCTTTTTGGAGTGACAtacatagcctgccggagaggtgggagaaaggtATAAACAGCAATGggacggccgcggtgaccgagcggttctaggcgcttcattccggaaccgcgcgactgctacggtcgcaggttcgaatcctacctcgggcatggatgtgtgtaatgtccttcggttagttaggtttaactggttctaagttctaggggactgatgacctcagatgttaagtcccacagtgctcagagccatttgaaccaaacagcaatggagattattttgaataaaatatagtcgatcagtttcaaacaacagatgtgtCATTATTGCAACCTAATTCCgttttcatacttctgcacctgcTACACTCCAGTGCtgaattttacacatttataaACAATTAACTTCGATGTTAACGCATCCTGCAATAAAGAAAATGGTTAACCTCCAGTTCTCGCTAACTGAATGGAATGGTGTGGTTTTGAAACGTCACGTTCGCCTCACGTATTGTGAACTGTACTATCAGGACGGTTTACAGACACCTCTTTCCGTCTTCTATACAGCTCGTAAGTCGAAATGTCACATCTGCGCAATGTTTTGTGAGATGAGTATTAGCTGCTGCTGTCTGGCCATCAGAAAACCAGCAGACCTGCATTCTGCTATCACTGACTCGCCGCACAACTACACTGTGCAGCATAGTGTGACAGTTCCACAGCCAAGTATGTGACGCGATCCTGCCTTCTGCAGCAGCAGCTAGCACACTTTACTTCAATTGAGGAATACAATGTTCCAAATCTCTGTCCGACCGTATAGATTTTGTTCCCCTGTGGTTTCCCTATATCAGACCAGACAAGTGCCAGGATTATTAGTTTGTGAAGCACactgccgatatccttccccatcctttcctacaTCGAGCGTCATGCTCTGTCTCTAAATAACCTCGTAATTGATGGTACGTCAAACTCCCATATTCCAGAACACTGATGGAACAACACAAAAGTTTTTGGCTCAGCCAGCAAAATTCTTTGAAATCCTGTATTCTACTAGCGCAGTCTTCTGGACGGTTAtcgatcgcattcgggaggacgacggttcaatcccgtctccggccatcctgatttaggttttccgtgatttccctaaatcgtttcaggcaaatgccggggtggttcctttgaaagggcacggccgatttccttcccaatccttccccaacccgagcttgcgctccgtctctaatgacctcgttgtcgacgggacgttaaacactaaccaccaccaccacggttaTCGATCAAACGTACCGCTAGTCCACACCGGCCCTCACTGAGCAGCGATGACTACGGGTGTAGTGGGATTCATTAGAGCAAAGCCAATCAGTGGCTGCCAACACCTCACACATCGGACGGTCTCTGAGGGTCCTTAGTTCAACTGTGGCCGACTCAATGTCTCCGGAAGCTGGCGCGTATTGCAAACCACATGCAGCAGACCATTTCACCATTTGGACGTAATGTAGTCATGAATGATGCTAGCTCCACCATGGCAGCAACCACTGTATTGATATATGGAATAATCAGACATTAAATAAAGTACAAATTTCTCTAGAATTATTAACTCATCTCTAGTCGAGGGACTGGATAACTCATCCCACTTACACCACAACAGACAACATTGCCCACTAAGTTTCAGAATAAAGACTGTACTGAGTGAACACCAATAATTATTTAGACTAAAAACTTTTCTTGTAACTCGACTTTAAACCGAACTAAAAGTGAGAAACAGTTTATCAGAGCCCCATACAAATTTCTAACACAATACACATAGTCATGGTAATTTGTGCGTGTGAGTTTTTAATGGATACgaaattatttttagaatttaaaacgaaaaacttgGGCTGCATGCAGTAGATAGTAAGAAGGTGAACGACCTATTCAAGTATCCACTAGGTACTGCAAGCACCAAAGATTTTTCACAGCTACTCAAAATTCACAAGCAGAAAGTTTCGAGACTGTCAGAACTGGGTAAAGAATATATACAAGTCTAGGGGAAATTATTTTATGCCATTCAGTCCATTTTAAGTAGGCGTCGTTATAAaaaggttttatttaaaaattattttctgatttttagtctTGTATgtgtcaaatatttaatcgatttcAAATACTTCCACGAGATTACAACAGATACATGTTGTAAATTTCaggattatttcagtttattttcgtctgagtcaaccaatatactgTGTGCTCGCACAATCCTCTCACGAGAAGACCTCGAACGAGAGACTCGGACTCACAATGTCTTAACAGCAACTGTTCTTACCACGAAACATTCGCAAGTGTAACAGAAAAAAGAGTAAACACTGATGGTACAAAAAGTATCCTACGTCACACAATAGAGACGAGAGCAATTTAATACTGCACTGATATCgcgttctgagctatgttgaaagtatCAACGCTCTAAGTCATTTACAGAATGATTGTGGAAACAAAGCACCTTTCGCCAGACACCACAGAAGAAAGCGAGTTAATGCTGAATTGTTGTCCACTTCTACGTTGAGAGTTTCAGGTCTATGGCTCGTCGGAAAATGATAATGgcaaacaaagtaccctccgccacacaccaaaaaAGAAAGCAAGCTGATATTGAATTGGCATCCTTTTCTGAGCTATTTTCAGAGTTTCAGGTTTCCTACTTATCGAAAAACttattttaaaatcaactgcaaaatttgcgCCAAGCGGACAAGATAGCGACCtaataaagcgttttaaaaagGCACTTACCCTAGGATGAAGCGGTTCGCCTGTTTGTGATAAATCCTCACAAGGATTGTATACTTTTCACTGTGATCGTTTATTACGTGCATTCATATCTATTACAATGGATTGCACCTAACTATAAAAATTTCTTCCGagtgaatttttgaccaaataccGCTAATCGCAACCTTTCAAGTACATGGAGCTTGCACATGTTCACGTTCTGATTGCTCGAAGATCTCAAGGTACGCATTTTGAGCATTGTTAAgatgatttatttttcttggttTGGCCCATATAAAAATCACGCAGAATATGGAACACATTTTCGAAAATTATGCATATCGGCAGTTTACATCTCTTAACATACAGAAGAAGGTCTCTCTTGTTACACAGAAATAGGCAGTTGAAACAGATTAAAGTACTTCCAAATGTTTTAGTCCAGTAAGTGTTTAGCATCGTTATTTCGTCGTGGCTATCGCACACCTGCACTGTCATGCTATTACTCACCACCAAAGTTACTAGTATAGTACAGAGAGTACTTAGCTGCAGGTCAGTAACAATGACAGTGCCTTACCGACCAGGTGCTGCCTTCAGGGAAGACTGCATATCGTCTGTGACGAGACAACCTCCTCTCGCTAGAAGCAGCAGGACCTACAGTCAGCGACAGCAGCGCTGCCGCGGTCGTGAAGATAATCCATCGCAACACACACATCTTCGGCCTGAAGGAAAGAAAAAGTGCCTCCATGAGGATTAACAACATATTTCCATGGATATTATTAAAGCGTGGCACAATAGCTTACATACAAAAATTATTTCCTGAACGACATCTTCGCTAACGATACATAGTTGCAAAAGAGTTTTATTTATCAACTGTTGGATATAGCTTGTAACAAACCCTTTATCAAAAAGAAAACCtgaaatttttatatttaataGTATTTACATACAGATGATACGCACGTAGTACTTGAAGGGAGAACACTGAACATTAGGAAAGTTCCGACATATTTAATGCTGTACAGTCACTAACATATGCTGTAGAAGGAGCAGACTGaactcaaattacctgaacatttctgTTGGAATATAGTTCTTGCTCACAGTTTTAACCTCCTAGAAAACTTGAGATGTACCGCACATTAGAGTTTATATCAATCTCTGAGACAATTTAAAGAAGTAATAATGAATATGTATTAATTTAGTATA
The nucleotide sequence above comes from Schistocerca piceifrons isolate TAMUIC-IGC-003096 chromosome 7, iqSchPice1.1, whole genome shotgun sequence. Encoded proteins:
- the LOC124805758 gene encoding uncharacterized protein LOC124805758, which translates into the protein MCVLRWIIFTTAAALLSLTVGPAASSERRLSRHRRYAVFPEGSTWSIAWCLSVQALTGEYSIYTEGFAWAAAYELPNSTFVEQTYLKKKKNKYLLPAPGIFRRHRRDLYKTMEKVIESAGIDGHSCVLRALCEAAQRFVPGENTIGEEIVSTIFRWPGARTASWEPEEHHAYERAQRRGRSTEAVDCELLYPACPLSLVDVLLYGHMGD